The Triticum urartu cultivar G1812 chromosome 6, Tu2.1, whole genome shotgun sequence genome includes the window GGGGACGTCGATCTTGATCTTGGGCAAGGCCTTCCAAGGTTTTGGTTCTGCAATCTTTTGCTGCTTTGGGGCCTTTTCAGTCAGCATAGGGGAAGAGGTCCGAGTGCGCTTGGGAGTTTGTCCAGTCGACCTAGCAACTTCTCCACGGACACTCGCCGGGTCATGCTTATGTTGGGAACACTTTTTCGTGCGAGGCGGTGACTCGACTTCTTCACCACTGCTCGAGTCCTCGCTTTCCTCCTCTTGTTCGCCTCCATCAGATTGCCAGTCCATGCTGtcgcctccgctcgcctctccttccgagtcctgctcctgctctccgttgggcatcaAGTACATCTCAGTGAAGGCCTGAAAGACAACAAGTGGAACAAATATCAGTCGATTGGCAGAAGGCAATTACATGATAGATCAAAAAACACTCGGAAGATAGAATCGGACCTTGTCTGGTTCATATAAGTTGTCGAGTGGAGGGATTCTCCTGGATCCcctggggttgtctttgttgccagtgatGCCCCTCAACCACTTCTCGACCGTATCCTCGTTGATATCTTCTGGATGGATCCGAGTGGTATCCTTGAtgcccgaatacatccacatctgATGGTCGCGAGCTTGAAGTGGTTGAATGCGTCGtctgaggaagacctccagcagatcCATGCCGGTCACGCCATCACGAGCGAGTTGGACCACCCGCTTGACCAACACCTTTACCTCAGCTTTCTCCTCCAGAGTCACTTTCAAGGCAGGGGTCTTCTCGACTCGAGCCATagaaaaggggggaagtccagtcgagTGACCCGGAGTCGgctggtctttgcagtagaaccaggtcgattGCCACCCTCTGACTGactcgggaagaatcatggctggGAAAGTGCTTTTACCTCTCATTTGGAtcccaagacccccacacatctggatcacatgtctcctctcatcactcggattggcctttttgaccgactgagaacgacaggtgaagatgtgtttgaagagGCCTCAGTGTggccgacaacccaagaaattctcgcacatggacacgaatGCAGCGAGGTACACGATAGTGTTGGGGGGGATGATGAAGTTGTgctccaaagaagttcaagaaacctcggaagaaagggtgaggaggcaaagaaaaaccatggtcgatgtgggtggcgaggagcacacactcaccCTCCCGCGGCCGTAGCTCGGTCTCATCCTCCGGGAGCCGTGCTGACTTGTGGGGAATCAGACCCCcctcgaccagatcgtcgatgtCGTCCTGCCGGATCATCGACCGAATCCAATCTCCCTGGATCCAGCCGCGCGGCAGGCCggatctcgacgaggatccgcTCCGGCTGGTCTTCCTCCCCTTTGCCTTCGTCGTCGCCTTCTTCGTGCGTTCCACTGTCACCGTCTTTTCCTTCCCCATGATGGcagagcggcggcggcgagagcGGGGGAGCCGGATGCGGTGGAGAAAACGGAGGAGAAAGGGGAAGAATGGGAACGCACTGTGCAAAAAAACCCAATCCGGCGCCTTATATGAGGTCGTTTCCGAGTTGCTGACCCATGGGCCCAGGCGATCctatcaaatcccgcaacagtcgcgtgcgcgatacgtggcgaaaaaggtggcgcagtGATCGAGGCGGCCCTGCCTAATCCAacccgattactgcggcctcctccgccccgcgcgcttcccaaaattcgaatcccgcaaGATCCGCGAGCAGCAGAGCAACCTGTCAGACAAAAGATTTTTTCCATATCAACACTCGAAGCTTAGCAgtaaaagttcactcgacaaaaccCAGAATGGATCAAGGCAACTGAAAAACAAGTTGAAGTCATCATGATTGTTCATTTGATCCCAGTAAGACGCTTCCGAGCGCAAAAATTGAATCGGAGGTAttctcaactccttctccactcgaaCCCTAAACCATTCgagggctaatgatgaagctatgtacctagggtagggtcataggcctgacctagacaccctcccctaggacatcaccctaaaaCCAGAAGCATTCGAGGGATAGCATCGGCCACTCGACCACGAAGCATTCCACTCGGAAGACTCGAAGTCACTCGACCGCGACAACTATCACTCGACAGacagaagatctaaagtcactctgcACGGCAACGGTCGGACATTTACTTCATAGACTTAATGGACATTTATGTCACTTTATTACTAGTGTTACCAGTAATGCCCCTCTCTTGATGTACCTTAAACcccttgtaacgtgggctggctggggtctgggcgcactctatataagccaccccctccactggcacaagggttcgcaccccctgtaacacacacacacacacataatccagtcgaccgcctccgggcactgagacgtagggttgttacttccttcgcgaagggcctgaactcgtaaaactcgtgtgtacaacttcaCCATAGCTATGAtattgcctcctcatacctaccccccattctactgtcagtttTAGATCCACGACAGTGCCGACGGAGTTCAAGCTCAGGAACAACACCGGTTGCTCCTGGAAGGTGACGGTCAAGCTGATGAACGACAGGGTGACCCTGGATCAGGGTTGGGCCACCTACGCAGCCGTTCATCAGATCAAGATCGGCTACATGGTGATGTTCAAGCTCCTCACTCCCGACACCCTCAAGGTCATCATCTTCGACGACGATGGCATTGAGATCGTCAACAAGTGCGGGAAGCACGACGAAGCCTTCGCCGCCAAGGAGTAGGGCCGGGCCACCTCTTTTCAGCGTACTATCGAGTCTGCTTTGAACATGTCTATGGTTTATGCATTGAACTGTTATGAAGTGTGGTACTGCTTATATCTGAATTATGCTAGTTGATGCTCTGTTTATACTCTGTTGTGCTTATGATGTGTGCTGCCGAAGTGTGGTGGTAACCTCACCAACTAGCCAAAGAGGTTACCACACACCAGGCGTTGCATACAACCAAACACCATGCCTTGTGTTTATCCACTAACATGCAGGAAACCAAACACCAGGCAGTGTGGTTCGTGCCATGCATGCAAGAGGgcatgcaggcaaccaaacaacatGCATATGGTGCATTTGAGGCTGCATTTGCATATCCAGATTGGGTGAAGAAGTGTATGCAATGCGGGTACTGTAGCGCAcggcaaccaaacacgccctagATGATGTGTGTGTACATCCCACGGCAGTTGCGCCCGCAACCGTGTTGTCGGCGTCGGTTGTGCACGTTGTGTGATGTAGATTGGCTGAGGTATGTGCGTGAACCATATGATGGGTGTAAAATTGCGAAAGAAATGTGTACCcaacaacaaacaaacaaataaTATTATAAAGCGTGTGTCATATGTGTTGTGAAGACTGTCAATGTAGCAactctgctagagttgctctaattTTGAAGGCATGACATTTTACATATTACTGTAGCGGTATGAGCTGAATTTTAGGTATCACATTATGTTTCCTATAAATTCCCATAAATCATGGGATTTAGCATACACAACAAGAAATTTTAAAAAAAACTAGCTATTAATATTAGTTGCGTCGCTACTGTTCACAGATGAATTTACTATCTATTTGATCTTTTGAAATTGAAATTTTGGTTCACAAGTTCACAAGGCAGACCAAAAAGAGCCCCGTACACCACCCACCCACACCCACTACCGCCAGTCCACCGCGGTCCACGGCATCCCACGCCAGACCCCATTCCTTCAGCCTGCTCGCCTCGTGCCCGCCGACAAAACCCTAGCCGGGATCCGCCGCCATGGACGCCGccggagggggaggaggaggaggaggatttGCGAACTACGCCGAAATCGCGGCGCACTTCAACAATCTGACACTGGCGGTCCTGTCCGCGCAGGACCGCATCGATTCCATCGTCCCCTACCTCATCTCCCTCCTGCCCGTACCCTTCGTCCCCGCGCCCGACGCCGACGACTCCTCCAACTCCGACGACGACCACTTCTCCCTCACCTCCTCCGACTCCGAGGACGACGTCGCCGACGACCGACCCGCTGCCGTTCCGGCGGCGCAGGACGATGACGGCCAGGACCACATCAGCCGCCTCCCGGACGACCTGCTCTCCAACATCATCTCCCGCCTCCCCACCAACGAATCCGCGCGCACCATGGTCCTCTCCACCCGCTGGCGCGGCGTCTGGGCGGCGACCCCGCTCCTCGTCGACGACGCTCACCTCAGGGCCGCCGACGGGCTCTGCGAGCTCCGCTCCGTCTCGCGCTGCGTGGCCGCTCACCCGGGCCCCGTCCTCGCCGCGCGCGTCACCCGCCTCTCCTTCGACCAGCACGAGTACGCGCTTCAGCAACTGATTGCCAACCTTGCCGCGAGGAACATCCAGGACCTCATCCTCTTCAACCGCCCCTGGCCGCTCGACCTGCCGCTCCCCGACGATATCCTCAGCTGCGCCTCCCTCACCCGCCTCTACATCGGTCTCTGGCGATGGCGCTTCCCAGACACGACCGCCAACTCGCCTGCCTTCCCCAACCTTCAGGAGCTCGGCCTTTTCCACTCCATCATCGAGGACAGGGAAGTCGATGCCTTGCTCGCGCATTGCCCCAAGCTGAAGATCCTCTCCTTTGCCATGGCGTACAACTTCCCTTCTTGCCTCCGCATCAGGTCCCGCAGCCTCCGTATCGTGGTCGAATGGCTATGCAGCTTCGACGAAGTCATCGTCGAGGATGCACCCTGCCTGGAGCGCCTGTTGTTCGAAAGCTTTTCCGACCGGAGGCCCGTCAAGATTGTCCACGCACCCAGGCTGGAGGTTCTCGGTTTCTTAGACCTCCAGCTCCATGCGCTCGAGATTGGCGGCATTGTCATCAGGGTAACTATGTCTTGTAACTTATGTGATCTGCACTTAACATTCACTACGGTATTGTGCTACCAAACGGATTTCTCATGTTATTTAATTTGCCTCAATGGCTCAATGGCAGGCTGGGATGAATGTGAGAGCTAGCGCCATGCTGCCAAGTTTGAAGATACTGGCTGTGAAGGTGCGGTTTTCGCATGCCACGGAGGCTAAGATGCTGCACACCCTACTCAGATGCTTTCCTCGCCTTCAGACGCTTCACGTCATGGTAGTATCCGCGTCATATTGATATCTGTTCACCCCTTATACTTGGTTATGGATTGCGAGTTGCGAGTTGCGAGTTGCGAGTTGCGACTCAAGACGATAATATGCATGGATGGATATCAGCTTATTCCAGTACTACTTGTTTATTGCTGTATATTGCACATTGATAATCTAGATATCTGTTCTAGCACTTCTAGTTGTACTTTGGTGCAATTTGAGGATTGATTTGCTAAACGCTGACATTTTTTTCTTGGCTCAGTTCCAGTCCATTGGATCCAGGTCACCTGATAGTGTTGATCGTGCTGACTTCTGGCAGCCCATGGGCACATGCGATTGCCTTGAATCTCATCTGGAGACGCTTGTCCTCCACGGCTTCCAGGGCCTTGAATGTGAGCAGCTGTTCGTCAGTTACATACTTGAGAAGGGGAAGGTGCTTAAGACCCTGAGCGTTGTTTGTGTTGACAGTGAGGATGTAGGAGTAGAGGAAGGCCCTGTCTCAGATTCTGCTGATGAGAGCAATGTGTCATCTGGCGGAAGAAGTAGCAGTGATGATGTGGTAATGGAGGGAGGCCTGATGTCAGGTTTTGTTGATGAGGGCGATATATCATCAGGCGGAAGCAGTGGCAGTGATGGTGTGGTAATGGAGGGAGGTCCGATGTCAGGTTCCATTGGTGAGGGCAATGCGCCATCAGGTGGAAGCAGTGGCAATGATATGATTTATTTTTGTCCGGCCGCCTCTCGCTGGAGCTTTCAGAACGCCATTGACTTGTCAGTGGAGGATCCTTTCTATGTGTTGTTGAGGCAGGCCCGGATCACTTATGTTGCTGTGGAATGAGACGGTGTGGTAGTTTCTGTTTTTGACGATGGTGCTTATGATGGCCGTATTTTGACACTTGTCTAGGATGTCTTAGTTACTTGTTTCCTCATCATTTTGTGGTGAACTGAGAAGGTAGACTGAGCCCATGAAGGCCTGGAAGCTAGTTTTACTAGTAGTATGTTGCACTCTTGAGTTCTCTATTGGGGAGACTAGTAGGATTCTGAGCTGTGGAAGCACCCTGGCTGCATattgttttgagtctttacttttccCCTGTATAGAAGTACCTATCAGATGCACAATCTATATCAACTGATATCCTGATGTTATTCCACGTTTTTCCTTTGCTGCTAAGTTGATAATCTGCCTAGTTCCTGGAATGCAAACTGGTTTACTAACCCGATATTATTCATCTGTGCGACGAACCATACAAATGAGGTTGTTTTGTTGCTGATTCGGAAGCTATGGTGGAAAAAATCCACGCATTTTCAGGCTGGGTTTGGAATTTGTGGCTGCCACTGTTTTCCAAAACTATGCTTGCATTTACATTTGCATAAGCAACAAAGACACGGTGTGCTTCCCTGTtttcttttttcaaaattttagTAAATAAGTTGGTGAACATTTTAAGGTACCACGAGTGTTGTGTGGTGCTGTCACTTGCGTGTACCCTCGAACCTATGTTAGCTCCGAAAATGAATGGAAACTGGAGTAGTTGTGATCACTCTGTCTAATCAAAGACAAGGATACAGTCCGAGTGGGAAATGCCAATTGTTCGAAAATACAGTTTGGGTGCCCAGGATATGTTGGCTACTTGCCCAGATCCTCCTCCGCTCAGGATTCAGGCCAGAGCAGCAACATAGCTGAGCTGCATTCACGAACGTGAAAAGACAGAGTAGAAGACAGAGGAGGCGAGCGTTGCGGCGGTGGCGGGCAGCAGGCGCACGTACAGCAAGGATATTCTGCAAAAATATGCTCAAGTGATCAAAAAGGGGTGGCCAACTCTCATCTGGTCCGCCCCCCTAACATCTGGTGGTTCTGGTTGGAAGTTTTCAGGTTTTCATAAAATTCATGCAGTGACTCATGTTTCATGCGCAGCAATTGCACCAAGTCTGTTAGAACAAGCAGCACGAGCACTATTATTTTACAGAACTGTAGTTACAGGTAAGAACTGACAAGTAAAATGACGGGGTCTTCATTTTCAACATTACAGGACGTTTCACATTTTCCAGTCGGGTGAACACAGCCACCCATGCATACAGCAGTTGTCTGGCATTTCTCCCCACACAAAGGGCGAATCTATGGCAAAGGCGGGAGGAAAAGGCTAAGCATCACATAGGCGCTCTTGAGTTCACACACTATTTACGAGGTTTTCTCCATAAGCTGGATGGGCGCCAATATGTTCTGTTTGCTCGTCTCCACGATGCAGCCATTCATCACCATCTCTTCGAGCATGAAGTGGACTTTCTCCAGATGGAACATGATGTCAAGCTCACACTGGCACGAACGGACGTAGCATTAGCGATAATAATTATGTGAGTGTATCTTCACAATACTGAATCATTGGGGTATTTGAGCTTACCACGTTGCCAAAGTGGCGGTCCATGGTTTCCACCAGAAGATGTATGAATTCGAGGATGGCTAACTCATTCTGTCAAAATAGATGCAGCCAAAATATTGTCAGCAGACTCGAGGTAGAGATACATAGGCAGAGTTGCCATCGTTCAGTATTGTTATTATCACAGATGCAGTAGAAATAACACCAATTAAGATGATATCTTTTGATGTAATTTTTTTGCTCCTTTCGGTTCAAATTTGCAATAGTCATCACTGCCAAATCGGGCAATCGAAGGATAATTCAATAGCAATACCATGGAATTCATGAAGAAAGATGACGCCAATTCACATATCTGTGCCAATGTGCAAACCCTACACTAACAGGTCTGCAACGATGCAGTTCAATAACCAGGATATGGCCATCTGCATGTTTGGAACTATATAAGAGAGAGTTAATGGTAAAATCTTTTATGACACTTTGTGCACTAAGGTGTGACTGGTTGGGTTGTATGCGCTTGGATTGCCACACTAAGTTAGTGCAAAATCCAACTTGTTTTCATCTGAAGGTAGTGTGTCATAACTTACTTCCCATTTTGTTGCAGTTAGAATCAGATTGGTGTTTTTTTTGTCGAGTTAGTTCTGAGTTCTGCCGACACACTAGGATCCAATCGAGTTCTACAGGCACCATATAGAACATGCCATGAGTTGGGTTCTAAGGTatcaacttaaggataaagattGTACATTTTTCCCTAAGCAACTGAGCAATCCTAGCTTGAATATTACGTGGGGTGATTCTTCTAGTATATCTCTCGTTTCAGTGATTTAATTTCCTTGGGTTCAAGGCTTCTGCGCCTAGCCCACAGCATGACATTTCCCAATAAATTTCCAAAATAAAACCGATGCCTTCAAGATCTACAATTTCCTACCAAAGATATTTTGAAACATAGAAGATGGCAAGGGCCAAGCAAGTGTCAAATTTCCACTGATATAAGTTTAATAAAATACCTCTAATCATCCCTCAAAGCTTTCGACTAATACATTTGTTCATCAAAAGTGTCTTATATTTTGTTTTTGGATTAAGTGTGATCTCAGGAGATGTCCCCAATTGATAGGGCATTGAATGGATGAGATGATTCGCATTCTAATTTTGTGGAGGAACTTTTTAGGGAGTGTCCTTGGGGAAATGCACAATCGGGTGGCTTTAGAAGCATGTGTACAAGCTTGTAGTGAAGGACTTGATCTTGCTCGATAAGGAAATTAAATTattcagcaaggtagcaaatgGAACCCTGAACTAGCCACATCATGTGAAGTATGGAAGGCAATTTCCAGAAACTAGAAGGCGCTTGTTTTAACAATAGAGAAGAAGGAAGTGTCTGAATGTGCTGTCAATGGCATAAAACATATGCCATCAAAAGCTCGCGCATAAAAATGGTGTCCAAAATATGCTGCATAAGGGCAGGGAGCAACTACATCAGATGGCAAGGGAATCATTTAAAAGAGCACAGTGATGGGCTCCACCACTCCAATGAGGGATCAAGCAGGAGTGTAATTTCGAGGACGAAAGTGGTTACTAATGTTTTCCTTGCTATTCCTCCTGGTCGTAGCAATTAGCTTCTTTAGTCAATTGTTGGGAGTTGTCCTATTAGATATACTGATCTGATGGTACCTTTTGGTAGCCCGCCTAACTTCTCTTGTGTACAATTTCTTCCAATTAGCAACAAGGGATGCAATTAAGTTCCGTCTAGCAAAGCCAGATGATTAGAGCACAGCGAACAACACATTCTCCTGAATCGACTGCATCTAGATTCGCTAAGACTATCTAATTGGTATGACCGTAATATAATACAATAATAATAAAGTTAAGAACACGGGACAGAGTGCTGGCGGAATCCGCACCTCATCGTTGTCGACGccgacgaggaagaagagggAGGCGTAGCGCCGGTAGACGACCTTGTAGTTCCGGTGCTCCACGAATGAGCACTGCATTGGCACAGAGTTTCCGTGAGTCAGACATGAAAATCGAGGTCAACAGCAGCCCATCCTGATCCAGATCCAAAGGAACGTCGTTCTTGATTCGGGTTCAGGACGAAGCCAGGGTTCTTGGATCTAGGAAAAGAAGAGGGGGGCGAGGACTACAGGTAGGTGTTGGATTCAGCTGGTGGGAGGATGGGAGGGGGGAGCAGTACCTGCTGGTCGGTGCGGGCGAGGCACTTGCGGACGATCTCGCCCTCGAGGGCGCGGCGCTCGTCGAGGGAGAGGTGCTCGTAGTACTGCGCCAGCCGCGTCTGCCCCTGCTTGTTCACCAGCAGCACGAACCGGATCCCCATCTCTCCGCCCTCCCCCTTCCGATCGCTCCCCGCCCAAGGCTTCTCTGCTGTATCGTTCCGTCCGAGGCTTCGTCTACGGTTCCGCCTCTTTCTGTCACCTCCTCCTCTGTTTAGGTTCTTTTTGTGGAAAAAAAGGGGTTCTCTTTAGGTtatattttttttggaaaaaaaatctgCTTAGGTTCTTGTAGCAACATGAATAGTTTTTTTTCAAGATATGAATAGGTTTGGTAAATGATTCCTGACGGCCGATCGGCTAGAATTTGGGCCGGTCGCCTCGCACGTCACCCGTGTTGCACTCGCCATGTAGGTGTGGGGCATGCGCCACCGCTTCCTCTCTTACCTCTTTAGACTCGACAAGATCCACTCCGCGACGCGACCTGCCATTCCCTATCTATGTGCTTTGCCATTCCCTATCTATGTGCTCTGCCAACTTAGCCATCATGGGCAACAAACTGGCGAACCCGCACTGCTGCATCCAAAAAACCCAACGAGATCCACCCTTGCACGCCCGCCCCTCCTCTTTTCTTTTTTATCCACtcccctcctcgtcatggagcaTGTCTCCGTCGCTCGCACGTAGTGATGCGGCAAACCCCATGTCGCATGTTGCATGACCACCGAAGACGTGGTGCTAGAACCGACAAGGTGATGCGCTGCAAACAGTGGGCATAATGTTGGGGGGCGCGACGGTGGTGCATTGGTGGTTGCAACCGGGGGTGACGGCGACATGAAACTAGCAGCTTGTTTTTTGCTAGAATCGACCGGATCATGAACTGGAACCAACATTTTTTCACCGGGCCAAATCATTAGATTCAACAACCTGGAATACACCACGGACTCTCACGGAGCCAAACTTGTTTGTTATATTTTGAGATACTATCGTCACAAGTCAATCGTTATACCACAGAGAGTTAACGTATGCTTTTGTTCCTTAGACCATGACAGTATCGTAGTCACTTTTTGCCGTACAATggactttggggttgctcaaacgtcaTCTATAACACGGTGATCATAACAACAACTTACAGGTTCATCGGAAAGTTTGACAAGGGGCTAGATTGCTCaagagtgggatttgctcctccgacgatgaagAGATATTTTTAGGGTCCTCTCGGTGTGACAGAATTCATCATCGTTGGACAGACATAGGTGACTAGGCCACAGGGATGTCGGAACATGTCaaagagaaagaagaacaaaatcGGTAAAGAAGAGATCGTACAGTGAGCATCAGACTGACTCGATATCGATATATCTCACATGGGGTTCTATAAAGTATCACGAAGCAAAGGAAATAacacatgataaccaaaggttcgCTTGAAAGACAAAGCAGGAGATGGAACCCAACCCGAGCGACCTCGCTCTCGCGAACGCGCCCgcggcggcgccgccgccgccctgatCTCCTACCACCAGCCTCCCCTGCATCTGCTCTGTCCAGATTCGGGATCCTCTCCACCTCCTCTCTCCGCTTGCGTGCTTCTCTTCGCGGGGTGACGCCATGGCTACTGATCCTCGACCTCAACctgcatgaaggaaatatgccctagaggcaataataaagttattatttatttccttatatcatgataaatgtttattattcatgctagaattgtattaaccggaaacataatacatgtgtgaatacatagacaaacagagtgtcactagtatgcctctacttgactagcctgttgatcaaagatggttatgtttcctagccatagacatgagttgtcatttgattaacgggatcacatcattaggagaatgatg containing:
- the LOC125513939 gene encoding putative FBD-associated F-box protein At5g56440, which encodes MDAAGGGGGGGGFANYAEIAAHFNNLTLAVLSAQDRIDSIVPYLISLLPVPFVPAPDADDSSNSDDDHFSLTSSDSEDDVADDRPAAVPAAQDDDGQDHISRLPDDLLSNIISRLPTNESARTMVLSTRWRGVWAATPLLVDDAHLRAADGLCELRSVSRCVAAHPGPVLAARVTRLSFDQHEYALQQLIANLAARNIQDLILFNRPWPLDLPLPDDILSCASLTRLYIGLWRWRFPDTTANSPAFPNLQELGLFHSIIEDREVDALLAHCPKLKILSFAMAYNFPSCLRIRSRSLRIVVEWLCSFDEVIVEDAPCLERLLFESFSDRRPVKIVHAPRLEVLGFLDLQLHALEIGGIVIRAGMNVRASAMLPSLKILAVKVRFSHATEAKMLHTLLRCFPRLQTLHVMFQSIGSRSPDSVDRADFWQPMGTCDCLESHLETLVLHGFQGLECEQLFVSYILEKGKVLKTLSVVCVDSEDVGVEEGPVSDSADESNVSSGGRSSSDDVVMEGGLMSGFVDEGDISSGGSSGSDGVVMEGGPMSGSIGEGNAPSGGSSGNDMIYFCPAASRWSFQNAIDLSVEDPFYVLLRQARITYVAVE
- the LOC125513940 gene encoding AP-4 complex subunit sigma, which produces MGIRFVLLVNKQGQTRLAQYYEHLSLDERRALEGEIVRKCLARTDQQCSFVEHRNYKVVYRRYASLFFLVGVDNDENELAILEFIHLLVETMDRHFGNVCELDIMFHLEKVHFMLEEMVMNGCIVETSKQNILAPIQLMEKTS